The Sphingobacterium lactis sequence AGGATCCCTACCCCACATCGGCAAGACGATAAAAGGCACCAAAACGGCAGCGGCATTTTCCCAAAACCGACGTTTACCAAAAGCCTTGATCAGATTCAGGTATAAATCGTAAAAGATAAATATATTGACGATCGGCACAAAGAGCCAGACGATCCACCACGTAGGTCTTCCAACCAGTTGGGCCATGACATATTGTGCATAAAACGGAACAATAGCCTCCCAACCTTGCCTACCGGCTTTCTTATACAATAAAAACAGTCCGTAAAGCGAACCTATGATGTATATGGCTAAAATGATATACCACATATTTTACTTATTAAAATCAAACATTTCTGTCACCTGGAAAAAGCCCTTTTTCCCTAAGAGCCATTCCGCAGCAATAACCGCACCTAAAGCAAATCCCTCCCGACTATGGGCGGTATGCTTAAATTCAATCTGGTCCACCTCAGAGCTGTAAAGAACAGTATGCGTGCCTGGCACTTCTTCGATGCGCAAGCTTTCGATTAAGAGTTCATTCGGTTTTGGAATCACTTCCTCTCCGGATCCCTCCACGCTGTTCACCCAGCTTTGTTTTGCCGGAATATGCTCAAGGATACCTTCGGCAATGGTAATAGCCGTGCCGCTTGGTGCATCTAATTTATGGATATGGTGAATTTCCTCCACCTGTACGTCATACTGCTTATAGGGTTCAATTGCTTTCGCCAACATCTTGTTGATATGGAAAAAAATATTGACCCCGATACTGAAATTAGAACCATACAATAAGGATTGATTGGCTTCTAAACAGGTTTCTTTCACTTCTTCCAGATGTTCATACCATCCGGTGGTACCGACAACCAGAGGTAGATCTGCCTCAAAACATAGGCTGATATTCTCCAATGCCGCATTCGGTGTACTGAAATCAATGGCGATATCAGCATCTTCCAGGTCGTCCACCTGGATGCTGCTTCGGTTTTGTTCATCAACAATCAAAACGACCTCATGCCCTCTTTTCATGGCAAATCGCTCGATTAACTGTCCCATTTTTCCGTAACCCAATAAAACGATCTTCATATAGTTAATTGGTTAATTATCTGATTTTAAAAGTCATCTTTACGCCAGGCGTAACGAAACTTGTCCCGGAAAACATGCCTGTTCCGGGAGTATATGCGTAATTCGGCATTAATGTAGGCGATATCTTGAAGCTTAAATCGTTGCTGATATTCCAACGGTTCTTCAAAATGGAATCCACGTAGGCTTCCACCACATTCAATCCATACCAGCCTACGGTCACCAAGATGGTTAGATCTCGATTCCGACGGCCGTAGTCTTTCTGGGCAATTAATCCTTGATCGGACCAGTTAGTCTCGAACCCAAGCGGGCCACTGGACGGCTGCCCGAATTCCTCTCGATATTTCAACTCATCCAGGAACATGTTATAGTACCAGTTCCAATAATCAAAGGTAAGATAAGCTGCCACAAACCCACCATAGATAATCGGTGTCTTTACCCACCAGATCCCACCATTTGTATACTGCCCCCAGCCTGGAAGGATCAAAGATCTTTTCCAAGCGACGCGGGATAACCGTTCGATTTCCAGTCGGGTGGAATCCTTTAGGATATCCTTATAGTAATATTTTTCACGCTCTTTCTCCGCTTTTTTTCGGGCCCTGCGTTCAGCACGCGTTTCCTTGCGTGTGGTATCTTGGGCATCCCCTGCTTTTAGGGAGTCCTGAAGCTGCACCATTTTGGTGGAGTCTGGAATGGTGTCTTTTACCTGTCCCATGGCACCTGTAAAAAGCAACATCAATCCGAAGAGCAGTCCTAACTTATGCATTACCAATCCAGCAATTCTAAAATACGGCTTAGATCATCTTCAGAGTCAAATGGAATCTCGATCGCACCTTTGCCCTTGTTGGTTTTCACGTTCAATTTCACGCGGGTAGCGAATTTAGAGGCCAAGTCATCCTCAATTTTCTGATATTGGAAGGTTAGCGGAGTTTCCTTCTTCGCCCCTTTCTGTTTTTTATCTCTTGCTTGCTGTACCTCACGTACCAGCTCCTCTGCTTTACGTACGGAGAGCCCCTTTTCTACGATTTCCTTGAAGATGAACAATTGTTTTTCCACTTCACCGACATTGATCAGTGCACGGGCATGGCCCATGGTCAGATCTCCATCGCGGATGGCGGCTTGAATAACAGGAGGTAATTTTAATAGACGCAGGTAATTTGTCACCGTCGAGCGGTTCTTGCTAACCCTGTCGCCCAGTTCTTCTTGTTTGAGGGAGCATTCCTCGATCATGCGTTGGAAGCTGAGGGCAATCTCGATCGCATTCAAGTTTTCACGTTGAATATTTTCGATCAGGGCCATCTCCAACATCTGTTGGTCGTTTGCCGTACGCACATAGGCAGGGATCTCGGTGATACCTGCTAATTTGGATGCCCGCAAACGGCGCTCACCACTAATCAATTGATATTCGTTCTTGCCGATTTGGCGAACGGTAATGGGCTGGATAAGCCCTTGTAATTCGATAGACTCAGAAAGTTCACGCAATGCCTGCTCATCAAAATCCGTCCGAGGTTGGAAGGGGTTGATGGAAACTTGATCTATTTTTATAAAGTTGATACTTCCAGCCGGTGAGCTGGACGTCTTAGCTACAGGAGTTTCGGCAGTTTGGCCTTTTGGCGTTTCGACTACTTCTTGCTGAAGCAATGCACCTAAACCTTTCCCCAATCCTGTTTTCCGCTGTTGTGCTGCCATACTATACTGTTACTGTTTCCTTATTGTTCTCTTTTAATAGTCCGTTCTTTTCTAATATTTCACGTGCTAAATTTAAGTAATTCACGGCGCCTTTGCATGATGCATCATGCATAATGACAGAAACACCGAAGCTTGGGGCTTCACTCAAGCGTGTATTCCGCTGAATAATGGTATCGAAAACCAGGTCATTGAAATGCGTCCGTACCTCTTCAACCACTTGGTTGGATAGACGTAGGCGAACATCGTACATTGTCAATAGAATGCCTTCGATTTCCAGATCCGTATTCAAGCGGGTCTGTACGATTTTGATGGTATTCAACAATTTACCCAGACCTTCCAAGGCAAAATATTCACATTGAACCGGAATAATGACCGAATCGGATGCCGTCAATGCGTTGATGGTAATCAATCCAAGGGATGGGGAACAGTCGATGATAATAAAATCATACGCATCCTTCACCTCATCCAATAGACGCTTCATTTTATACTCACGTTCTTCGAGGTTGATCATTTCAATCTCTGCACCCACAAGGTCAATATGCGCTGGGAGCAGGTCAAGATTTGGTGTATCCGTTTGTTGAATCGCTTCGCGGGCTGTCACATCATTCACTAAGCATTCATAGATACTTGTCTTGATCCCACGAGGATCAAAACCAATGCCCGAAGTGGAGTTTGCCTGCGGATCTGCATCGACAAGCAATGTTTTATATTCCAGGACAGCTAAACTAGCTGCTAGATTGATGGAGGTCGTCGTTTTACCTACTCCTCCCTTTTGATTGGCTATGGCAATAATCTTTCCCATGGTACTTCCTCAGATTTTGAAAATAATTTCAAGTCGGCAATATTCTAATCAATTTGCAAATTAACAACCATCCACGAGATATGATACTTAAATGATGTTAAATTTATTAATTTTGGAGCTTATCCAAATCCGCCAACTCAGGATGCTAAGATACAAAAAATAGCATTAGGTATGGAGGTCCAACAGTATTGGTTTTCGTAAGTTACATTTAAACAATGAATTTAATTATCTCAGGCACAAATAGAAAACATTCCAATTCACTAAAGGTTGCGAAATTTTATCAGAAAGAATTTCGTAACCGTGGGGAGGAGTTCGAGATCCTTTCCCTGGAGGATCTACCTGCAGATATTATCAACACGGACCTCTATGGAAAGAGAAGCCCTGAATTTGCCGAAATTCAACAAATGGTATCGGAAGCCAAGAAGTTTGTCTTCATTATACCCGAATACAACGGCTCCTATCCCGGGGTGCTGAAAGTGTTTGTGGATGCATGCGCCTTTCCTGCCTCTTTTTTCCACAAAAAGGCTGCCCTGGTCGGACTATCCACAGGAAAATACGGAAACATCCGTGGAGTCGACCATTTCACCGGCGTATGTAACTATGTACGTCTGCATGTCCTCCCCTTAAAGATCCATATCCCACTGATTCAGAATGAAATTAACCAGGAGGGTGATTTCACAGACCCATTAACTTTGAAATTTATTACCGAACAGATCGAGGAGATTGTTCGCTATTGATCTTTCTAGCGATTTAATTTGTCAAAATTTCTTTACTAAAGGGTTTTAGCATTGTGAAAGCCTGTGAATTGATTTTTTATTTCTACATTTAGTTATTAGAAATAATCAATTAAGCTTTCGAATATGTCAACGCTATTAAACAAATCCTGGCTCTTAGTGCCTTTCCTATTGGTTCTTTCCTGCACCCAATCCACTAACCAATCAAAATCTGAAGGTAATAGGGAATTCTTCAACGGTCAGGATCTGGCAGGATGGCACATCTATAACAAGGGTGCTGCAGAAAGCAAATGGAAAGTAGCGGATGGCGAATTGATCTGTGACCCCACCGCTCCCGGCGAATTTGGCGATATCATCAGCGATCGCGAATATGAGAACTTCGAGCTCGAATTCGAATGGAAAGTAAAGAAGGGTGGCAATAGTGGTGTGTTTATCAATGTAAAAGAGGACAGTACGTATGCTGCAACTTTTGCAACAGGCCTGGAGATGCAACTTCTGGACAATGCGAACGCTGAACACCGTCACCAAATTGACTCCACGCATTGGGCAGGATGTCTCTATTCAGTGGAATGTATCGGCAGCAACTCCAAACCGAATCCTTTTGGCGAATGGAATAAAGGCAAAATCAAACAGCAGAACGGAACAGTTACCTTTTGGCTGAACGATAGGATCACTTTTGAGGATGATGTCAACAGTACAGCATTCAAGAATAAAGTAGCGAACAGCAACATGAAAAACTATCCAGCATTCGGGACATTCCCCAAGGGAAAAATCGCCTTCCAGAATCATACGGATTCCGTAAGTTTTAGGAACATAAGAATTCAAGAACTATAAATATCAACCTATCCACAATTGAAAACGCTGTTGAGCTACGCTTAACAGCGTTTTTTTATGCTATTAAATCTGACGCCTGTTGATTTGCTGATTTTATAATCTAATTGTCATATCAAACAAAAAAGAGGGTTATTATTTATAATCATTCTAAATAAATACTACCTTTAGCCCAAGCAAAAGTAAAAGTTTCAATTATACAAAAGTCCTGTTTACCCACATGGGAAGGCATGTGGGTAAGGCAGGCACAATAGTCCACAGGCACTGTATGCTGCAAAAATTATCCGATGGGAAAATGCCAAATCAAAATCCTCGCGAAAAACGACATGGGCTTCATCAGTATGCCTGCCGGTCAAAATATCATCCATGTTTGTTTCAATAATCTACTCATCAACTTCAGCAAGGAAGATTTCTTTACTTTTCGAAATCTGGTAAAGGACATTTTCGACGACAACAAACCTATCGTATTTCCAGACGGAAAAAACAGAATCTTACTCCATACCCCGTACGAAGGGATCAACTTCTCCTTTGATCAATTTGAAATGTTGGAACTCGTAAAAACGTTGGACGAAGCCTTCTACATGGAAAAAATCTATTCGTACCTCGAGAATTAATTTATTGGTAAGGAGATAGGTAGATATCATCACGTCATTTTATATGCGGGAACAAGGCTAACGCAAATGTTGTGGGCTAGATTTCTAAAATAGTTACACCCCGCTGGGGTTGTATGGGGTTATATCCATTTCATTCTAAAATAGTTACACCCCGCCGGGGTTGTATGGGGTTATATCCATTTCATTCTAAAATAGTTACACCCCGCCGGGGTTGTATGGGGTTATATCCAATTCGTTCTAAAATAGTTACACCCCGCCGGGGTTGTATGGGGTTATATCCATTTCATTCTAAAATAGTTACACCCCTAGCGGGGTTGCATTATGGATATTCGTCTGGAATTGTGATTATGGATATTGGGAAATGGCTTTATAGGAGGGCATATTTTGGACTAATAATTATCAAGGACATCCTAATCCACTGGACAAGCTAGCCGAACAATAATTGCCCATGCGATCATTTACATTAGAAATTTAACACGCCATCCAATCCTGGAGGGGTGTCACTATTTTAGCTCACGAGCAATAATGTTATAGTAACCCCAGAGGGGTGTAACTATTTTGCAAAAACCCCACCAGCTCACGATTTGCCATTTTCATAATTTACATTCCCTCAAAAGCCTGAAAAATCTGCCGTGATTTGGGCACATTGTGGACCTTGTCCGACTCCCGAGCGGGGTGCGTTCGGGGTTCAGGCGAGGTGGGACCGTGCTATAGACACGCTCTCACCACGCTCTCAGTACGCTCTCACCACGCTCTCACCTCAGACAAGGTCCCCGCAGTATGAAATGGAAAAATCAGCATGCTTAACAATTAAAATTTTGATTATAAACATTTTAACTCTAAAAACGACCAAATACCAAACCTAGATTTAACCGCTTATTTCGGGTTGTTACTCTAGCTGATCTGCGTTGACAACGATATGTTATAAAATCATTGGGATAAAGATGAAAATAGCGTGTGATGTACCTTTGGATTTAATATGATACGTTTAGAAGGGTGGACTTTTTCAGCCTGATCCAAAAAAACAATTACTTTGATGGGCAGAAAACGAAAAAAGCACCTGAAATAGGTGCTTTTTTTTGTGTGGAGGCTACAGGATTCGAACCTGTGACCCTCTGCTTGTAAGGCAGATGCTCTGAACCAGCTGAGCTAAGCCTCCTTTTTTATTTTGGTGGAGAATACTGGATTCGAACCAGTGACCCTCTGCTTGTAAGGCAGATGCTCTGAACCAGCTGAGCTAATTCTCCTTTTCGCTGTTGCGGTGTGCAAATATAGGTGTAAAATCTGATTTACAAAATAATTTATCCAGAAAATTCACAATTTTTCAGCAAGACTTTAAATTCCAATAATTTAAATTTCATCCTTAATTCCATCGGGATGATGAAATCGTTCGATATTCATTCGTACCTGATGCGCCCATGGCATAGCTTTCAATTTTTCATCAGATAAGATTACATGCACGAGGACACATTCACCACGCAATATTATCCGATCCTGAAATGCGAACTTAAATTGATAGGTCAGGCTGGAATCCCCCAGTTTGGACACATACATGGATTTCTCAAAGGTATCCCCCATCCGTGCTGGTGAAGAAAAAGCGACTTTTAGATCTGCCGTGGGAACCCCTTCACCGTGGTGCAACTCCTTAAAAGGGAAGCCCAATTCCTCCTCAAACCAGTCTTCAACCAGTTCGTTCAACATTTCCAGAAACCGAGGATAGAACACAATCCCTGCGGCATCACAATGCTGAAACTTGACCTTCTGCTGTTTTTTGAAAATCTGCGCCATGTTCATGTTTTGTGTTTCTTATTTAATTTTTTGAGCGACCAAGAATCCTGAAGCTCCACTTAAACCAGGTCCCGGATGGGTAGATGCACCGATATGGTACAGGTTTTTAATGGGTGTTTCATGATTCTTAACCCCAGCCATCGGGCGCCAAAGTAAATATTGGTCTAAACTGCACTGCCCTGAATAGGGGTCTCCGTGCACCAGGTTGATATTTGCCCGCGAAAGATCTTTCGGCGAGACGACCTTGCGAATAACGGTTGCCGATTTGATATTGGGAATATATGCAGCGATCCGGTCGATAATACGGTCAGCATACGCTTCACGCAGTTCATCGGTCCACTCGCCTTGGCAAAGATCGCCCAATGCTCCGCCCGCATCTGCAACGGGATAGTTCGGACATTCCGGCACTTGAATCCAGAGGATATGCTTCCCTTCAGGGGCACGACTCGGATCCAATGCGGTTGGTTGAGCGATGCAAATGGTGCCCTTTGCGGGCAACTCCTGCCGGGTAGCTTCATTTACTGCACGTGAAATATCATCGATTCCATCCGTTAGATGCACATAAGTCACCTTCTCCAATGCTGGCTGCACCCAGTTCGGCGCTTCATTTAAGATCAGGTGGATCTGCATATTGCCCTTTCCATATTTATAATTCCTGGCTTGGATCTCCACTTTCTTGGAAACCTTCGGTTCATTGACTAGCAAACGACCGTACAATTGCGTTGGTGTTACATTGGCCACGACATATTTGGACAAATGAATGGAATCATCTTCCAATACCACACCTTCAGCTTTGCCATATTTATCCACCAATATCCGTTCGACATGCATATTTTGAACAAATCTGCCGCCATTCTCTTCTATAATAGTTTTAAATGCATCTACCAAGCGGTAACTCCCCCCCTTGACCAATGGCAAACCAACCATTTCAATACTCATGGCGGTAACTTTCGCCATCGTAGCCGAGAGCGGGCTTTCCGGAGACAAACCCGAATGCAAGACCCACGGGGCAAGGTTTGCCAATAACGCTTTCGATTGGAAATGATCCGGCAAATCGGCACGAACGGACTTCAGGAATTCCTGAGCGTTCTCCGACGCCTGTCCAATGCCCTGTTTCCATACATATTTAGCAAGGAATTTTCCCATTTTCATGGTCATTAACTCACCACCCAAAATGGTAAATAAGATATCGGCATGCTGGTTCACCCAATCCATCTCCGCAGCAAACCGATCGCCATCTCCATCAGCAAGAGCATTGAATGCCGCAATGTTTGCTGCACGATCGGTTTTTAGGATACAATATTGCCCATCGGACATGAGCACCCCAGTGGGCACATCATTGGTCAGGAATTCGACGCCATTTTCCTCCAAGTCATCCTTTAATAGCGGATAGGCTGCCGAGGTAACAAATAAAGGATACGCTGTAGAATAGGTATCTATGTGACAGCCCTCAATCCATTCCGTTTGTACACATCCACCCAAAACGGGGTAACGTTCAATGACCGTAACTTTTTTACCCTTTTTCGCCAATAAGGCCGCACAGACCAAACTGTTTATTCCACTACCAATGATGATGACGTCTTGATTCATATCCCTAATTGTTGTTAAATTCAGAAGCGTTAGAAGAACGGTTTTCCATTTCGGCTTCGACTAAGGCTATTTGCCCCTGCAGTTGTTCCGTTTCGTGATTTTTCAATCCGAATTCGATTAATTCGGAAACAATATCCGCTATTCCTCGAACATTGACGTGCTTAACGGCAAACTCATTGACCATTTTAAACTTAGAATGTCCCCGGGCATAGGTGTCTCCATACCCTTTTTTCAGTCGATAGGACCGCGCCAATTGTACTGCGAGCTCATAATTGACGGCCGAAATGTCACAAATACGCTCCAACCAATCCGCTATATTTTCAATTTCCTCGGCATGACGGAGCGTTTTCTTCCGGTACCCCTTCATTCCGCCTATACAATATAAGATAAAAAACCAAAAGATATTATGCGTGTCCATCCGTCGGTCTTTATCGAGATATTTTGTAAAGAAGCGATGTGCCGATTCACTATTCTCCATGCGCTTGCCCAGTCCTACTGGCATAAAGCCATATACCTCCTCAAATCGAGGGTGGAAATAATCTGTTGTTTTGACAATTTCGCCCTTCTTTGCGCCAACCTGTTGAAATACAGTATCCCAGCGTTCTGCCCTGGTCTTGATATCTGCCACATTTACCAGATCATCATAGGCCATGGCCAGGGCAAGGTATTGCGCTACACGATTAGTCAGAATATTATCCTTATTACGGAAGTCTCGTTCGACTTTTAAAATAGGTTTCAAATAATCCAAGTATTCATTTCCCCAGGAAATGCCTCCCCATTCCACTACATGTTTTATACCGGCATAAACGACCTCATGGGTGCTCTCTGGAAACTCATTTCGGATTTGTTGTATCGCTGCATTGAATTTTCGATTTGCATTCGAGGCAGGCAAAGCTTCAAACTTTGCTGGGCTCAATTCAGGCACATAAGGTGTAGCCTCCTTTGCGGATAGACCCAATCCTACCAATCCAAATGCGGCTTTAAAGGCGGCAAGACTGGTGGGAACCGCAACGCCCCCAGCTTTAATGGTTTCCTCAAACTGCTCTACCGAGAAAGGCAAACTTCCCGAAGCGGCCAAGGCACCAAAAAGGGTTGCAGAAATAACACTCTTATGGTTTTCAGCAAGGTCTTTCAGGTTCGCATACACACTATGTTTCGCATACTTTCTTGCCAGCTCAAAAATGGAAGTACCATCAAGGATGCCGTCTCCAGGTTTCTCCTTTTCTTGGATGGCCAGATTGCGGTGCGTGGAAAAAATCAACGTAGTTTTTTTGCTCACAAATCCACGCTGAATGGCACGTCCCGCTTCGATCAATTCCGTAGCCATGACGACATCCACATCTTCCGGTGCCGGCATCTGTGCCAATACCGGAGAGATCCTCTTCCCGCCATCCTTCGGAATGGCATCCTCGGGAAATAACTCCAGGTAATAAACTGTCGAACCGGTACGCTGCGCTACACCTGCAATGGTGGTCGACTGTGCCCAATAGCCATTTTTGGACGCCAGTTGGACAATCCATTGCGTCAATACCCCACCTCCATCGCCACCGACGGCAATCAATGCGACCTTAATGGGTTCGACTACCTTCTTTATATTTTCGCTCATGTTATAATCTGTTTTGACGCTCTCCGTTTTTGCAGAAAACTAATCATCCCATACTGAATCTTGTAGATCAGCTTTTCCATAAAGCCGGCGTTGCGAATGACCTTTGCGCTATAGAATGCCGGACACAGTGCGGCAGCTTCCGCCACCTCACCACAGTTTCCGCAGGCAACGCAGGATTGTTCGATGTGGGCAACCGGATCTTCACGCAGGGGATTATCCGTATACTTCAGCGTTAAACTAGGACATCCCGAAAGCCGCATACAGGCATGATCGCCGGTACAGACTTTCGCATCCACACCAAACTTCTCATTCTCCACACGTTTGCCTTCCTCCACGCGTTTTTTGAAAATGCGTTTTTTCCTGCGCTCTTTATTCAAGCTACATTCCGATTGTGCAATAATGACCTTTGGCCCTTTTTCTTTTGTCGTCAACGCTCTGGTCAGTTCCTTGACCATCCTTTCGACATCGTAGGTTCTGTCGATGATCTTCACATACTGCACGCCCACGCCCTTAACCGCTTTTTCTATCGGATTATTTGTTGTCCGTAAAAAGTTATAGGCCCGGGAGGATGGAATATCCTGTCCTCCGGTTGCTGCCGCATAATAATTATCAATGATGATGATCAATCCGTCAAACTTATTGTAAACGGCATTTCCTATCCCTGATGTTAAACCGTTATGCCAAAATCCGCCATCGCCCATAATTGCAATTGGCCGTTTCTGGCCTTCCTGGGTTGGTGTGTTGAAGAGATTAAAGGCCGCAGCGGAGGAAGCCCCCAATCCATAACCCATGGTGGTTGCCCCAATATTGAATGGCGGCAAGATGGAGAACAGATGACAACCGATATCGCCGGCGATATGGTGCTGGCCGATCCGTTCTTGCACGATCTTTAAAGCGGCAAAAATCGGTCGCTCTGGACAACCGGTACAGAAACCCGCCGGACGGACAGGCACTTTCTCCAACAGCTGCTTGTTGTCTTCCTCAGAAATTTTCTTGGTGAATACTTCCCGCTGTGCTGTAGTCAGTTCTTCGCCGATATCTTCGAAATACTTGACCAAACCCTCCTTAACCACGCCGATTGTATAATCACCGACCTCAGGCAAGACATTCTTCCCATACAGCTTCGTGGTCAAATGATGCTTGTGCAATAAATAGCCGATATTCTGCTCGATATAATTGGGTTGCGCCTCCTCGATCATTAGGACCGATTTCTTATCCCGGCAGAAATCAACCACTTCATCGGGAATAACCGGATAAGCCACGTTCATCACATAGACTGGTATCTTCACATTCCCAAGATTATCCGATAAACCAAGGGACACCAATGCCCTATTGAGGTTATTGAAGAGTCCGCCTTGGACAATGATACCGATATCTTCCCGATCTCCTTTTAGAAATTCATTGATCTGCTGGTCTTTGATAAATTGAATCGCCTTTGGCAACCGCTTTTCCACTTTT is a genomic window containing:
- a CDS encoding indolepyruvate ferredoxin oxidoreductase subunit alpha, whose amino-acid sequence is MAEKSFKKEVETLRKGAGEVFHGEGILAVTKALLECGVGYVGGYQGSPISHLMDVFADAEPLLEELGVYFENSASEAAAAAMLSASVYYPIRGAVTWKSTVGTNVASDALSNLASGGVTGGTLVIVGEDYGEGSSIMQERTHAFAMKSQIWLLDPRPNLESIVKSVELGFELSEASNSPVILQLRVRSCHLHGQFIARDNQPPKVKISDCLNDPKRDVSRIVLPPATFLHEKEKVEKRLPKAIQFIKDQQINEFLKGDREDIGIIVQGGLFNNLNRALVSLGLSDNLGNVKIPVYVMNVAYPVIPDEVVDFCRDKKSVLMIEEAQPNYIEQNIGYLLHKHHLTTKLYGKNVLPEVGDYTIGVVKEGLVKYFEDIGEELTTAQREVFTKKISEEDNKQLLEKVPVRPAGFCTGCPERPIFAALKIVQERIGQHHIAGDIGCHLFSILPPFNIGATTMGYGLGASSAAAFNLFNTPTQEGQKRPIAIMGDGGFWHNGLTSGIGNAVYNKFDGLIIIIDNYYAAATGGQDIPSSRAYNFLRTTNNPIEKAVKGVGVQYVKIIDRTYDVERMVKELTRALTTKEKGPKVIIAQSECSLNKERRKKRIFKKRVEEGKRVENEKFGVDAKVCTGDHACMRLSGCPSLTLKYTDNPLREDPVAHIEQSCVACGNCGEVAEAAALCPAFYSAKVIRNAGFMEKLIYKIQYGMISFLQKRRASKQIIT